Proteins found in one Plasmodium sp. gorilla clade G2 genome assembly, chromosome: 14 genomic segment:
- a CDS encoding transcription initiation TFIID-like, putative, translating into MYPPCKKKKLNNNEVTNIFLKNENKMSVHNISMNAVLCSSLNLDNIYKYFSNCIYNPREFKCMRIDVPVSLNTVHKYIKYLNNKKERQNDDISKMKNEQENETIHSNNYIKEENITTESNNLNDNKLSDSNNSLSGKILTDNKSDENSINISKNKSNIDDNNSDNKNIDIIYDMETMDAFNESEHTMNKKLIINVSIFSNGKIICTGNNSIEACKVAMKKIEKKLKQLNFKNIKLKKITITNILAVYNVGFSIVLPLFAQYYKSVDYDPNVFPACKVKIALMNDDNKSNDNNEHNDNNYAWCNAKNTIDKDKSKVDIVSASIFSTGNITLTGGKSYENLQKCINILLPYLIKSKSQH; encoded by the exons ATGTATCCACCttgtaaaaagaaaaaacttAATAACAACGAGGTAACcaacatttttttaaaaaatgaaaataagatgagtgttcataatatttctatGAATGCTGTTTTATGTTCCTCATTAAATTtagataatatttataaatatttttcaaattgtatatataaccCTAGAGAATTTAAATGTATGAGAATTGATGTACCCGTCAGTTTAAATACagtacataaatatataaaatatttgaataataaaaaggaaagacaaaatgatgatatatctaaaatgaaaaatgaaCAAGAGAATGAAACAATACAttctaataattatattaaagaaGAGAATATAACAACTGAAAGCAATAacttaaatgataataaattatcagATAGTAACAACTCTTTGAGTGGTAAAATATTAACAGATAATAAATCAGATGAGaattcaataaatatatctaaaaataaatctaatatagatgataataatagtgataataaaaatatagatattatttatgatatGGAAACGATGGATGCTTTTAATGAATCTGAACATacaatgaataaaaaattaattattaatgtttcaattttttcaaatggtaaaattatatgtacagGTAATAACTCAATTGAAGCTTGTAAAGTTGctatgaaaaaaattgaaaagaaattaaaacaattaaattttaaaaatattaaattaaaaaaaataacaattacAAATATTTTGGCTGTATATAATGTGGGATTTTCTATAGTCTTGCCCCTATTTGctcaatattataaaagt GTGGATTATGATCCAAATGTATTTCCAGCATGTAAAGTAAAAATTGCCCTTatgaatgatgataataagtCTAATGACAACAATGAG cataatgataataattatgctTGGTGTAATGCTAAAAATACAATAGACAAGGATAAGAGCAAAGTGGATATCGTTTCTGCTAGTATTTTTTCAACTGGCAATATAACTTTAACAGGGGGAAAAAGTTACGAAAATCTtcaaaaatgtattaatatattattgccatatttaattaaaagtAAATCTCAACATTGA